The Bos indicus x Bos taurus breed Angus x Brahman F1 hybrid chromosome 3, Bos_hybrid_MaternalHap_v2.0, whole genome shotgun sequence genome includes a window with the following:
- the KIRREL1 gene encoding kin of IRRE-like protein 1 isoform X2, which yields MLSLLVWILTLSDTFSQGTQTRFSQEPADQTVVAGQRAVLPCVLLNYSGIVQWTKDGLALGMGQGLKAWPRYRVVGSAEAGQYNLEITDAELSDDASYECQATEAALRSRRAKLTVLIPPEDTRIDGGPVILLQAGIPHNLTCRAFNAKPAATILWFRDGTQQEGAVASTELLKDGKRETTISQLLINPTDLDIGRVFTCRSVNEAIPSGKETSIELDVHHPPTVTLSIEPQTVQEGERVIFTCQATANPEILGYRWAKGGFLIEDAHESRYETNVDYSFFTEPVSCEVHNKVGSTNVSTLVNVHFAPRIVVDPKPTTTDIGSDVTLTCVWVGNPPLTLTWTKKDSNMVLSNSNQLLLKSVTQADAGTYTCRAIVPRIGVAEREVPLYVNGPPIISSEAVQYAVRGDGGKVECFIGSTPPPDRIAWAWKENFLEVGTLERYTVERTNSGSGVLSTLTINNVMEADFQTHYNCTAWNSFGPGTAIIQLEEREVLPVGIIAGATIGAGILLIFFFIALVFFLYRRRKGSRKDVTLRKLDIKVETVNREPLTMHSDREDDTASVSTATRVMKAIYSSFKDDVDLKQDLRCDTIDTREEYEMKDPTNGYYNVRAHEDRPSSRAVLYADYRAPGPARFDGRPSSRLSHSSGYAQLNTYSRAPAPDYGPEPTPPGPAAPAGNDTASQLSYENYEKFNSHPFPGAAGYPTYRLGYPQAPPSGLERTPYEAYDPIGKYATATRFSYTSQHSDYGQRFQQRMQTHV from the exons cCTGGCCACGGTACCGCGTCGTGGGCTCTGCAGAGGCCGGGCAGTACAACCTGGAGATCACAGACGCCGAGCTCTCTGATGATGCCTCTTACGAGTGCCAGGCCACGGAGGCTGCCCTGCGCTCCCGGCGAGCGAAACTCACCGTGCTCA TACCCCCAGAGGACACCAGGATTGATGGCGGTCCTGTGATCCTGCTGCAGGCAGGCATCCCCCACAACCTCACATGCCGCGCCTTCAACGCCAAGCCTGCTGCCACCATCCTCTGGTTCCGGGACGGGACACAGCAGGAGGGTGCTGTAGCCAGCACG GAACTGCTGAAGGATGGGAAGAGGGAGACCACCATTAGCCAGCTGCTCATCAACCCTACAGACCTGGACATTGGGCGTGTCTTCACCTGCCGTAGCGTGAACGAGGCCATCCCGAGTGGCAAGGAGACGTCCATTGAGCTCGATGTGCACC ACCCTCCTACAGTGACCCTGTCTATTGAGCCCCAGACGGTGCAGGAGGGTGAGCGCGTCATCTTTACGTGTCAGGCCACGGCCAACCCGGAGATCCTGGGCTACAG GTGGGCCAAGGGGGGCTTCCTGATTGAAGATGCCCATGAGAGTCGCTATGAAACCAATGTCGATTATTCCTTCTTCACGGAGCCCGTGTCCTGTGAGGTTCACAACAAAGTGGGGAGCACCAATGTCAGCACTTTAGTCAATGTCCACT TTGCCCCTCGGATTGTAGTTGACCCTAAACCCACGACCACAGACATTGGCTCTGATGTGACCCTCACCTGTGTCTGGGTTGGGAATCCCCCCCTCACCCTCACCTGGACTAAAAAGGACTCAAACATG GTCCTGAGTAACAGCAACCAACTGCTGCTGAAGTCGGTGACCCAGGCCGATGCCGGCACCTACACCTGCCGGGCCATTGTGCCTCGGATCGGAGTGGCCGAGCGCGAGGTGCCACTTTACGTGAACG GGCCCCCCATCATCTCCAGCGAGGCCGTGCAGTACGCCGTCAGGGGCGACGGTGGCAAGGTGGAGTGTTTCATCGGGAGTACGCCACCGCCAGACCGCATT gcctgggcATGGAAGGAGAACTTCCTGGAGGTGGGGACCCTGGAACGCTACACGGTGGAGAGGACCAACTCAGGCAGTGGGGTCCTGTCCACGCTCACCATCAACAACGTCATGGAGGCCGACTTTCAGACCCACTACAACTGCACCGCCTGGAACAGCTTCGGCCCAGGCACAGCCATCATCCAGCTGGAAGAGCGAG AGGTGTTACCCGTGGGCATCATCGCCGGGGCCACCATTGGTGCAGGCATCCTGCTCATCTTCTTCTTCATCGCCTTGGTGTTCTTTCTCTACCGGCGCCGCAAAGGCA GTCGCAAAGACGTGACCCTGAGGAAGCTGGACATCAAAGTGGAGACCGTGAACCGGGAGCCACTCACGATGCATTCTGACCGGGAGGACGATACTGCCAGCGTCTCCACGGCGACCCGTGTCATGAAGGCCATCTACTCG TCCTTCAAGGATGACGTGGACCTAAAGCAGGATCTGCGCTGTGACACCATCGATACCCGGGAGGAGTATGAGATGAAG GACCCCACCAATGGCTACTACAACGTCCGTGCCCACGAAGACCGCCCGTCTTCCAGGGCAGTGCTCTATGCTGACTACCGTGCCCCCGGCCCTGCCCGCTTCGACGGCCGCCCCTCCTCCCGCCTCTCCCACTCCAGCGGCTACGCCCAGCTCAACACCTACAGCCGAGCCCCGGCCCCCGACTACGGCCCTGAGCCCACGCCCCCTGGTCCTGCTGCCCCCGCTGGCAACGATACTGCCAGCCAGCTATCCTACGAGAACTATGAGAAGTTCAATTCCCATCCCTTCCCCGGGGCAGCAGGGTACCCCACCTACCGACTGGGCTAcccccaggccccaccgtccGGCCTGGAGCGGACCCCATACGAGGCATACGACCCCATCGGCAAGTACGCCACCGCCACGCGCTTCTCCTACACCTCCCAGCACTCGGACTACGGCCAGAGATTCCAGCAGCGCATGCAGACGCATGTGTAG
- the KIRREL1 gene encoding kin of IRRE-like protein 1 isoform X1, whose product MLSLLVWILTLSDTFSQGTQTRFSQEPADQTVVAGQRAVLPCVLLNYSGIVQWTKDGLALGMGQGLKAWPRYRVVGSAEAGQYNLEITDAELSDDASYECQATEAALRSRRAKLTVLIPPEDTRIDGGPVILLQAGIPHNLTCRAFNAKPAATILWFRDGTQQEGAVASTELLKDGKRETTISQLLINPTDLDIGRVFTCRSVNEAIPSGKETSIELDVHHPPTVTLSIEPQTVQEGERVIFTCQATANPEILGYRWAKGGFLIEDAHESRYETNVDYSFFTEPVSCEVHNKVGSTNVSTLVNVHFAPRIVVDPKPTTTDIGSDVTLTCVWVGNPPLTLTWTKKDSNMGPRPPGSPPEAALSAQVLSNSNQLLLKSVTQADAGTYTCRAIVPRIGVAEREVPLYVNGPPIISSEAVQYAVRGDGGKVECFIGSTPPPDRIAWAWKENFLEVGTLERYTVERTNSGSGVLSTLTINNVMEADFQTHYNCTAWNSFGPGTAIIQLEEREVLPVGIIAGATIGAGILLIFFFIALVFFLYRRRKGSRKDVTLRKLDIKVETVNREPLTMHSDREDDTASVSTATRVMKAIYSSFKDDVDLKQDLRCDTIDTREEYEMKDPTNGYYNVRAHEDRPSSRAVLYADYRAPGPARFDGRPSSRLSHSSGYAQLNTYSRAPAPDYGPEPTPPGPAAPAGNDTASQLSYENYEKFNSHPFPGAAGYPTYRLGYPQAPPSGLERTPYEAYDPIGKYATATRFSYTSQHSDYGQRFQQRMQTHV is encoded by the exons cCTGGCCACGGTACCGCGTCGTGGGCTCTGCAGAGGCCGGGCAGTACAACCTGGAGATCACAGACGCCGAGCTCTCTGATGATGCCTCTTACGAGTGCCAGGCCACGGAGGCTGCCCTGCGCTCCCGGCGAGCGAAACTCACCGTGCTCA TACCCCCAGAGGACACCAGGATTGATGGCGGTCCTGTGATCCTGCTGCAGGCAGGCATCCCCCACAACCTCACATGCCGCGCCTTCAACGCCAAGCCTGCTGCCACCATCCTCTGGTTCCGGGACGGGACACAGCAGGAGGGTGCTGTAGCCAGCACG GAACTGCTGAAGGATGGGAAGAGGGAGACCACCATTAGCCAGCTGCTCATCAACCCTACAGACCTGGACATTGGGCGTGTCTTCACCTGCCGTAGCGTGAACGAGGCCATCCCGAGTGGCAAGGAGACGTCCATTGAGCTCGATGTGCACC ACCCTCCTACAGTGACCCTGTCTATTGAGCCCCAGACGGTGCAGGAGGGTGAGCGCGTCATCTTTACGTGTCAGGCCACGGCCAACCCGGAGATCCTGGGCTACAG GTGGGCCAAGGGGGGCTTCCTGATTGAAGATGCCCATGAGAGTCGCTATGAAACCAATGTCGATTATTCCTTCTTCACGGAGCCCGTGTCCTGTGAGGTTCACAACAAAGTGGGGAGCACCAATGTCAGCACTTTAGTCAATGTCCACT TTGCCCCTCGGATTGTAGTTGACCCTAAACCCACGACCACAGACATTGGCTCTGATGTGACCCTCACCTGTGTCTGGGTTGGGAATCCCCCCCTCACCCTCACCTGGACTAAAAAGGACTCAAACATG GGGCCCAGGCCTCCTGGCTCCCCACCCGAGGCTGCTCTCTCTGCCCAGGTCCTGAGTAACAGCAACCAACTGCTGCTGAAGTCGGTGACCCAGGCCGATGCCGGCACCTACACCTGCCGGGCCATTGTGCCTCGGATCGGAGTGGCCGAGCGCGAGGTGCCACTTTACGTGAACG GGCCCCCCATCATCTCCAGCGAGGCCGTGCAGTACGCCGTCAGGGGCGACGGTGGCAAGGTGGAGTGTTTCATCGGGAGTACGCCACCGCCAGACCGCATT gcctgggcATGGAAGGAGAACTTCCTGGAGGTGGGGACCCTGGAACGCTACACGGTGGAGAGGACCAACTCAGGCAGTGGGGTCCTGTCCACGCTCACCATCAACAACGTCATGGAGGCCGACTTTCAGACCCACTACAACTGCACCGCCTGGAACAGCTTCGGCCCAGGCACAGCCATCATCCAGCTGGAAGAGCGAG AGGTGTTACCCGTGGGCATCATCGCCGGGGCCACCATTGGTGCAGGCATCCTGCTCATCTTCTTCTTCATCGCCTTGGTGTTCTTTCTCTACCGGCGCCGCAAAGGCA GTCGCAAAGACGTGACCCTGAGGAAGCTGGACATCAAAGTGGAGACCGTGAACCGGGAGCCACTCACGATGCATTCTGACCGGGAGGACGATACTGCCAGCGTCTCCACGGCGACCCGTGTCATGAAGGCCATCTACTCG TCCTTCAAGGATGACGTGGACCTAAAGCAGGATCTGCGCTGTGACACCATCGATACCCGGGAGGAGTATGAGATGAAG GACCCCACCAATGGCTACTACAACGTCCGTGCCCACGAAGACCGCCCGTCTTCCAGGGCAGTGCTCTATGCTGACTACCGTGCCCCCGGCCCTGCCCGCTTCGACGGCCGCCCCTCCTCCCGCCTCTCCCACTCCAGCGGCTACGCCCAGCTCAACACCTACAGCCGAGCCCCGGCCCCCGACTACGGCCCTGAGCCCACGCCCCCTGGTCCTGCTGCCCCCGCTGGCAACGATACTGCCAGCCAGCTATCCTACGAGAACTATGAGAAGTTCAATTCCCATCCCTTCCCCGGGGCAGCAGGGTACCCCACCTACCGACTGGGCTAcccccaggccccaccgtccGGCCTGGAGCGGACCCCATACGAGGCATACGACCCCATCGGCAAGTACGCCACCGCCACGCGCTTCTCCTACACCTCCCAGCACTCGGACTACGGCCAGAGATTCCAGCAGCGCATGCAGACGCATGTGTAG
- the KIRREL1 gene encoding kin of IRRE-like protein 1 isoform X3: protein MLSLLVWILTLSDTFSQGTQTRFSQEPADQTVVAGQRAVLPCVLLNYSGIVQWTKDGLALGMGQGLKVPPEDTRIDGGPVILLQAGIPHNLTCRAFNAKPAATILWFRDGTQQEGAVASTELLKDGKRETTISQLLINPTDLDIGRVFTCRSVNEAIPSGKETSIELDVHHPPTVTLSIEPQTVQEGERVIFTCQATANPEILGYRWAKGGFLIEDAHESRYETNVDYSFFTEPVSCEVHNKVGSTNVSTLVNVHFAPRIVVDPKPTTTDIGSDVTLTCVWVGNPPLTLTWTKKDSNMGPRPPGSPPEAALSAQVLSNSNQLLLKSVTQADAGTYTCRAIVPRIGVAEREVPLYVNGPPIISSEAVQYAVRGDGGKVECFIGSTPPPDRIAWAWKENFLEVGTLERYTVERTNSGSGVLSTLTINNVMEADFQTHYNCTAWNSFGPGTAIIQLEEREVLPVGIIAGATIGAGILLIFFFIALVFFLYRRRKGSRKDVTLRKLDIKVETVNREPLTMHSDREDDTASVSTATRVMKAIYSSFKDDVDLKQDLRCDTIDTREEYEMKDPTNGYYNVRAHEDRPSSRAVLYADYRAPGPARFDGRPSSRLSHSSGYAQLNTYSRAPAPDYGPEPTPPGPAAPAGNDTASQLSYENYEKFNSHPFPGAAGYPTYRLGYPQAPPSGLERTPYEAYDPIGKYATATRFSYTSQHSDYGQRFQQRMQTHV, encoded by the exons TACCCCCAGAGGACACCAGGATTGATGGCGGTCCTGTGATCCTGCTGCAGGCAGGCATCCCCCACAACCTCACATGCCGCGCCTTCAACGCCAAGCCTGCTGCCACCATCCTCTGGTTCCGGGACGGGACACAGCAGGAGGGTGCTGTAGCCAGCACG GAACTGCTGAAGGATGGGAAGAGGGAGACCACCATTAGCCAGCTGCTCATCAACCCTACAGACCTGGACATTGGGCGTGTCTTCACCTGCCGTAGCGTGAACGAGGCCATCCCGAGTGGCAAGGAGACGTCCATTGAGCTCGATGTGCACC ACCCTCCTACAGTGACCCTGTCTATTGAGCCCCAGACGGTGCAGGAGGGTGAGCGCGTCATCTTTACGTGTCAGGCCACGGCCAACCCGGAGATCCTGGGCTACAG GTGGGCCAAGGGGGGCTTCCTGATTGAAGATGCCCATGAGAGTCGCTATGAAACCAATGTCGATTATTCCTTCTTCACGGAGCCCGTGTCCTGTGAGGTTCACAACAAAGTGGGGAGCACCAATGTCAGCACTTTAGTCAATGTCCACT TTGCCCCTCGGATTGTAGTTGACCCTAAACCCACGACCACAGACATTGGCTCTGATGTGACCCTCACCTGTGTCTGGGTTGGGAATCCCCCCCTCACCCTCACCTGGACTAAAAAGGACTCAAACATG GGGCCCAGGCCTCCTGGCTCCCCACCCGAGGCTGCTCTCTCTGCCCAGGTCCTGAGTAACAGCAACCAACTGCTGCTGAAGTCGGTGACCCAGGCCGATGCCGGCACCTACACCTGCCGGGCCATTGTGCCTCGGATCGGAGTGGCCGAGCGCGAGGTGCCACTTTACGTGAACG GGCCCCCCATCATCTCCAGCGAGGCCGTGCAGTACGCCGTCAGGGGCGACGGTGGCAAGGTGGAGTGTTTCATCGGGAGTACGCCACCGCCAGACCGCATT gcctgggcATGGAAGGAGAACTTCCTGGAGGTGGGGACCCTGGAACGCTACACGGTGGAGAGGACCAACTCAGGCAGTGGGGTCCTGTCCACGCTCACCATCAACAACGTCATGGAGGCCGACTTTCAGACCCACTACAACTGCACCGCCTGGAACAGCTTCGGCCCAGGCACAGCCATCATCCAGCTGGAAGAGCGAG AGGTGTTACCCGTGGGCATCATCGCCGGGGCCACCATTGGTGCAGGCATCCTGCTCATCTTCTTCTTCATCGCCTTGGTGTTCTTTCTCTACCGGCGCCGCAAAGGCA GTCGCAAAGACGTGACCCTGAGGAAGCTGGACATCAAAGTGGAGACCGTGAACCGGGAGCCACTCACGATGCATTCTGACCGGGAGGACGATACTGCCAGCGTCTCCACGGCGACCCGTGTCATGAAGGCCATCTACTCG TCCTTCAAGGATGACGTGGACCTAAAGCAGGATCTGCGCTGTGACACCATCGATACCCGGGAGGAGTATGAGATGAAG GACCCCACCAATGGCTACTACAACGTCCGTGCCCACGAAGACCGCCCGTCTTCCAGGGCAGTGCTCTATGCTGACTACCGTGCCCCCGGCCCTGCCCGCTTCGACGGCCGCCCCTCCTCCCGCCTCTCCCACTCCAGCGGCTACGCCCAGCTCAACACCTACAGCCGAGCCCCGGCCCCCGACTACGGCCCTGAGCCCACGCCCCCTGGTCCTGCTGCCCCCGCTGGCAACGATACTGCCAGCCAGCTATCCTACGAGAACTATGAGAAGTTCAATTCCCATCCCTTCCCCGGGGCAGCAGGGTACCCCACCTACCGACTGGGCTAcccccaggccccaccgtccGGCCTGGAGCGGACCCCATACGAGGCATACGACCCCATCGGCAAGTACGCCACCGCCACGCGCTTCTCCTACACCTCCCAGCACTCGGACTACGGCCAGAGATTCCAGCAGCGCATGCAGACGCATGTGTAG